A genomic region of Anopheles merus strain MAF unplaced genomic scaffold, AmerM5.1 LNR4000021, whole genome shotgun sequence contains the following coding sequences:
- the LOC121601048 gene encoding uncharacterized protein LOC121601048, with the protein MSVFRQRTQQLCPWHSEGNGILGESKLPATVSRKSTAEANGCCRPTIPVGSGCAADTVGSFSLKQADVFCNCESAASTLISSDTSESSSCATTASSPPEAAACNDEWAVELGCSSPMRRAIPGGRAATATRPPAAACTVERAAELGCCPSLRRAIPGGRVTLATPPPEAACNDEWTAELGCCPSMSRTVPCGRVTTATPPPEAACTVEHLAEFGCSPSLRRAIPGGCVTLATPPPETACTVERAAELGCCPSLRRAIPGGRAPTATPPPEAACNDEWTAELGCCPSMRRTVLGGRAPTTTLPPAAACNDE; encoded by the coding sequence ATGAGCGTATTCCGGCAGCGCACGCAACAATTATGTCCATGGCACTCGGAGGGCAATGGCATACTTGGGGAATCCAAACTCCCTGCAACTGTGTCACGCAAAAGCACAGCTGAAGCCAACGGTTGCTGTCGCCCGACAATACCAGTCGGTTCTGGTTGTGCAGCAGACACCGTCGGCtcgttctcgttaaaacaaGCCGATGTGTTTTGCAATTGTGAATCAGCCGCATCAACACTCATATCATCTGACACGAGTGAGTCGAGCAGCTGTGCCACAACTGCATCATCACCACCGGAAGCCGCCGCTTGCAACGACGAATGGGCAGTTGAGCTCGGCTGCAGCTCCCCGATGCGCCGAGCGATTCCGGGCGGTCgagccgcaacagcaacacgaCCACCAGCAGCCGCTTGCACCGTTGAACGTGCAGCCGAACTCGGCTGTTGTCCGTCGTTGCGTCGAGCGATACCGGGTGGCCGTGTCACACTAGCAACTCCACCACCGGAAGCCGCTTGCAACGACGAATGGACAGCTGAACTCGGCTGTTGTCCTTCGATGAGTCGAACGGTACCGTGTGGCCGTgtcacaacagcaacaccaccaccggaagCCGCTTGCACCGTTGAACATCTAGCTGAGTTCGGCTGTAGTCCGTCGTTGCGCCGAGCGATACCGGGTGGCTGTGTCACActagcaacaccaccaccagaaaCCGCTTGCACCGTTGAACGTGCAGCTGAACTCGGCTGTTGTCCGTCGTTGCGCCGAGCGATTCCGGGCGGCCGTGCCCCAACAGCAACGCCACCACCGGAAGCCGCTTGCAACGACGAATGGACAGCTGAACTCGGCTGTTGTCCGTCGATGCGTCGAACGGTTCTGGGCGGCcgtgcaccaacaacaacacttcCACCGGCAGCCGCTTGCAACGACGAATAG